In Neoarius graeffei isolate fNeoGra1 chromosome 9, fNeoGra1.pri, whole genome shotgun sequence, one genomic interval encodes:
- the si:ch211-67e16.3 gene encoding uncharacterized protein si:ch211-67e16.3 isoform X1, whose translation MSDIVFTLLLSLSLTLHIGTVCAGFNVSTLLQYNFTDNSVNIICQHNAPEAWIMEANLLINGENVCKTDKSNTACEQRKEGNQIIFPVKITAEHKYSCLVYRSSPMPLQTRNGKEITFSPGCEIPSPTPTNSSDCAESNVCPRDTLPGLHTWALLGIVFLLCLYSLIITAVYTKLRNKISEELTITYVPMQQTRIRPKKKVKGHGADKNAEYMDMREVHHKKQPIRDMNHNSRLTPVGFTV comes from the exons ATGTCGGACATAGTCTTTACTCTTCTCCTTAGTCTTTCTCTGACACTTCACATTGGTACGG TCTGCGCCGGATTCAATGTGTCGACATTATTGCAGTACAACTTCACAGATAACTCAGTCAATATTATATGCCAACATAATGCCCCGGAGGCCTGGATAATGGAAGCCAATTTGCTAATTAATGGCGAGAATGTGTGCAAAACAGACAAAAGCAACACAGCATGTGAACAGAGAAAAGAAGGAAACCAGATCATTTTTCCAGTGAAGATTACTGCTGAGCATAAGTATAGTTGTTTGGTTTACAGAAGTTCGCCAATGCCTCTTCAAACGAGAAATGGAAAAGAAATTACATTTTCCCCAG GATGTGAAATTCCATCTCCGACACCTACGAACTCAAGCGACTGTGCAGAGAGCAATGTTTGCCCTCGTGATACTTTACCTGGTTTACACACCTGGGCTCTTCTTGGAATTGTGTTTCTGCTGTGCCTCTACAGTTTGATTATTACTGCTGTTTATACCAAACTAAGG AACAAGATTTCTGAAGAGCTTACAATAACCTACGTCCCAATGCAG CAAACTCGAATCAGACCTAAG AAGAAAGTGAAAGGACACGGAGCAGACAAGAATGCAGAATACATGGATATGCGTGAGGTGCATCACAAAAAACAACCCATCAGAGACATGAACCACAACTCTCGTCTGACTCCTGTGGGCTTTACTGTCTGA
- the si:ch211-67e16.3 gene encoding uncharacterized protein si:ch211-67e16.3 isoform X3 produces MSDIVFTLLLSLSLTLHIVCAGFNVSTLLQYNFTDNSVNIICQHNAPEAWIMEANLLINGENVCKTDKSNTACEQRKEGNQIIFPVKITAEHKYSCLVYRSSPMPLQTRNGKEITFSPGCEIPSPTPTNSSDCAESNVCPRDTLPGLHTWALLGIVFLLCLYSLIITAVYTKLRNKISEELTITYVPMQQTRIRPKKKVKGHGADKNAEYMDMREVHHKKQPIRDMNHNSRLTPVGFTV; encoded by the exons ATGTCGGACATAGTCTTTACTCTTCTCCTTAGTCTTTCTCTGACACTTCACATTG TCTGCGCCGGATTCAATGTGTCGACATTATTGCAGTACAACTTCACAGATAACTCAGTCAATATTATATGCCAACATAATGCCCCGGAGGCCTGGATAATGGAAGCCAATTTGCTAATTAATGGCGAGAATGTGTGCAAAACAGACAAAAGCAACACAGCATGTGAACAGAGAAAAGAAGGAAACCAGATCATTTTTCCAGTGAAGATTACTGCTGAGCATAAGTATAGTTGTTTGGTTTACAGAAGTTCGCCAATGCCTCTTCAAACGAGAAATGGAAAAGAAATTACATTTTCCCCAG GATGTGAAATTCCATCTCCGACACCTACGAACTCAAGCGACTGTGCAGAGAGCAATGTTTGCCCTCGTGATACTTTACCTGGTTTACACACCTGGGCTCTTCTTGGAATTGTGTTTCTGCTGTGCCTCTACAGTTTGATTATTACTGCTGTTTATACCAAACTAAGG AACAAGATTTCTGAAGAGCTTACAATAACCTACGTCCCAATGCAG CAAACTCGAATCAGACCTAAG AAGAAAGTGAAAGGACACGGAGCAGACAAGAATGCAGAATACATGGATATGCGTGAGGTGCATCACAAAAAACAACCCATCAGAGACATGAACCACAACTCTCGTCTGACTCCTGTGGGCTTTACTGTCTGA
- the si:ch211-67e16.3 gene encoding uncharacterized protein si:ch211-67e16.3 isoform X2 encodes MSDIVFTLLLSLSLTLHIGTVCAGFNVSTLLQYNFTDNSVNIICQHNAPEAWIMEANLLINGENVCKTDKSNTACEQRKEGNQIIFPVKITAEHKYSCLVYRSSPMPLQTRNGKEITFSPGCEIPSPTPTNSSDCAESNVCPRDTLPGLHTWALLGIVFLLCLYSLIITAVYTKLRNKISEELTITYVPMQQTRIRPKKVKGHGADKNAEYMDMREVHHKKQPIRDMNHNSRLTPVGFTV; translated from the exons ATGTCGGACATAGTCTTTACTCTTCTCCTTAGTCTTTCTCTGACACTTCACATTGGTACGG TCTGCGCCGGATTCAATGTGTCGACATTATTGCAGTACAACTTCACAGATAACTCAGTCAATATTATATGCCAACATAATGCCCCGGAGGCCTGGATAATGGAAGCCAATTTGCTAATTAATGGCGAGAATGTGTGCAAAACAGACAAAAGCAACACAGCATGTGAACAGAGAAAAGAAGGAAACCAGATCATTTTTCCAGTGAAGATTACTGCTGAGCATAAGTATAGTTGTTTGGTTTACAGAAGTTCGCCAATGCCTCTTCAAACGAGAAATGGAAAAGAAATTACATTTTCCCCAG GATGTGAAATTCCATCTCCGACACCTACGAACTCAAGCGACTGTGCAGAGAGCAATGTTTGCCCTCGTGATACTTTACCTGGTTTACACACCTGGGCTCTTCTTGGAATTGTGTTTCTGCTGTGCCTCTACAGTTTGATTATTACTGCTGTTTATACCAAACTAAGG AACAAGATTTCTGAAGAGCTTACAATAACCTACGTCCCAATGCAG CAAACTCGAATCAGACCTAAG AAAGTGAAAGGACACGGAGCAGACAAGAATGCAGAATACATGGATATGCGTGAGGTGCATCACAAAAAACAACCCATCAGAGACATGAACCACAACTCTCGTCTGACTCCTGTGGGCTTTACTGTCTGA